In Vibrio sp. FE10, the following are encoded in one genomic region:
- a CDS encoding DNA internalization-related competence protein ComEC/Rec2 encodes MQTSQLFQSGQNITINASVVSLFSENSHGFESVIVVRSIGGEKLIFPQLIKLRLFTPFKLTLGDKVHLSVSMKPVFGKLNEAGFDLEKYLFSERIVANATYQAGTGFSIHSSTNLRARWFERTLTTISQLDNSDLIVALSFGYREFIQSQRWDLLKSSGLVHLMAISGLHIGIAFGIGYQLGRVVRLGASYLIWLPTVFGLGLAYFYSWFAGFTLPTLRALTMCIIGSYFLWRGQNINLIRYVALSLCVVLLIWPFSVLSSSFWLSFGALAAVLYIASNTHLSSYKSPLLTKFFKLFKIQLMLTLLLAPFSMLFFQGFSLVSVLYNFFLLPWVSIVTIPLLFLAMFISLIFELIWAENNIIGYLWALVDLSLTPVVFALPFSERFWLTVDDELAALFVFFIFLLGILRHYFHRRMMFFVSAVFVLWWEFGKLKPEVMRVDVLDVGHGLSVVLQKNNRIVVYDLGNAWPGGSVVESLLIPTVERRGIKEIDGVIVSHFDSDHAGGYQALLSYYNPKWIRASQRLKPPVSLSSQSTFNYQACVIGESWRWQDVEFEVLWPPKSVERAYNPHSCVVRIYEPGTEFSMLLTGDIELVSEWLLAREATRLKSDVMLVPHHGSSTSSIARFIEAVSSQLAIASLSKGNQWGMPSQSVVDRYREADSTWLDTGESGQITITISKEGWKYHTIREHQGRQWYRQMLRKGVE; translated from the coding sequence ATACAAACGAGTCAGTTATTTCAATCTGGCCAGAATATTACCATAAATGCTTCGGTTGTTAGCCTTTTTAGTGAAAATAGCCATGGTTTTGAAAGCGTAATAGTAGTTAGATCAATTGGCGGCGAAAAATTAATCTTTCCACAATTGATAAAATTGCGGCTGTTTACCCCTTTCAAGCTAACGCTTGGAGATAAGGTTCATCTCTCGGTGTCAATGAAGCCGGTTTTTGGAAAACTCAACGAGGCCGGGTTTGATTTAGAAAAGTATCTGTTCAGTGAAAGAATCGTTGCTAATGCTACCTATCAAGCCGGAACAGGCTTTAGCATTCATTCTAGTACAAACTTACGCGCTCGATGGTTTGAAAGGACGCTTACAACGATCAGTCAGCTGGATAACTCTGATCTGATTGTGGCGTTGAGCTTTGGTTATAGAGAATTCATTCAATCACAGCGCTGGGATTTGCTTAAGAGCAGTGGGCTTGTTCACTTAATGGCGATCTCAGGGTTACACATTGGCATTGCTTTTGGAATCGGTTACCAGCTTGGGAGAGTCGTTAGGTTAGGGGCATCGTATTTAATTTGGCTTCCGACTGTTTTTGGTCTTGGGCTCGCGTATTTTTATAGTTGGTTTGCAGGGTTTACTTTGCCAACGCTTAGGGCGCTAACCATGTGCATCATTGGGAGCTATTTCCTTTGGCGAGGTCAAAATATCAATTTGATTCGATATGTGGCCTTGAGTCTCTGTGTCGTGTTGTTAATTTGGCCATTTTCGGTACTTTCAAGTAGCTTCTGGCTCTCATTTGGAGCGTTGGCAGCCGTTCTTTATATTGCTTCCAATACTCATCTTTCTTCTTACAAAAGCCCTCTACTCACAAAATTCTTCAAGCTATTTAAAATCCAGTTAATGCTGACGTTGTTACTGGCTCCTTTTTCAATGCTGTTCTTTCAAGGGTTCAGTTTGGTCTCGGTGTTATACAACTTTTTCCTCTTACCTTGGGTTTCGATAGTGACGATTCCTTTGCTGTTCTTAGCGATGTTTATCAGCTTAATCTTTGAATTAATTTGGGCTGAGAACAATATCATTGGTTATTTGTGGGCTCTGGTGGATTTATCGCTCACACCCGTTGTTTTCGCTCTCCCTTTTTCTGAACGTTTTTGGCTCACGGTTGATGATGAACTTGCTGCTTTGTTCGTGTTTTTCATTTTTCTATTGGGTATTTTACGTCATTACTTCCATCGTAGAATGATGTTTTTTGTCAGTGCTGTATTTGTTTTGTGGTGGGAATTTGGAAAGCTTAAACCAGAAGTGATGAGAGTCGATGTTTTAGATGTTGGACATGGCTTGTCGGTTGTTCTTCAAAAAAATAACCGGATTGTTGTTTATGATCTTGGTAATGCTTGGCCGGGCGGCTCTGTAGTCGAGTCGCTATTGATACCTACGGTAGAAAGAAGGGGAATCAAGGAAATTGATGGGGTGATTGTCAGTCATTTTGATTCTGACCATGCTGGTGGATATCAGGCATTACTTTCTTACTATAACCCTAAATGGATACGCGCTAGCCAAAGACTTAAACCTCCAGTCTCGCTCAGTAGTCAGTCTACGTTTAATTATCAAGCTTGTGTTATTGGAGAGTCTTGGCGTTGGCAAGATGTTGAGTTTGAGGTGTTGTGGCCGCCCAAAAGTGTTGAAAGAGCATATAACCCTCATTCATGTGTTGTGCGCATCTATGAGCCAGGCACGGAGTTTTCTATGCTTCTTACCGGAGATATTGAATTGGTCAGTGAGTGGTTACTTGCACGCGAAGCTACGCGGCTCAAAAGTGATGTGATGTTGGTTCCCCATCATGGTAGTTCAACCTCTTCCATTGCTCGATTTATCGAGGCTGTTTCTTCACAGTTAGCTATCGCTTCATTGTCTAAAGGAAACCAGTGGGGGATGCCTAGCCAATCTGTCGTCGACCGCTATCGAGAGGCTGATAGTACATGGTTAGATACGGGCGAAAGTGGACAAATAACCATCACAATCAGTAAGGAAGGTTGGAAATATCATACGATTAGAGAACATCAGGGGAGGCAGTGGTATAGGCAGATGCTCCGTAAGGGAGTAGAATAG
- the msbA gene encoding lipid A ABC transporter ATP-binding protein/permease MsbA: MSTETDETTWVTFKRLWTYIRLYKAGLGVAVIALIINAVSDTYMISLLKPLLDEGFGNAESDFLRTLPIIIFAMMFIRGVSGFVSTYCLSWVSGNVVMEIRRKIFSHFMHMPVSFFDKEQTGALLSRITYDSEQVSAATSKALVSIVREGASIIGLLTLMFWNSWQLSLVLFAVAPVVAWAITVVSKRFRKISKNMQTSMGHVASSAEQMLKGHKVVLTYGGQDLEKGRFDSVSNQMRQQSMKLVTAQAAANPIIQMIASIAVVTVLVLASFDSIRAELTPGTFTVIFSAMFGLMRPLKALTSVTSQFQRGMAASTTLFGLMDLETEQDKGTLKPATVSGEVAVKDVTFTYEGAEKPALDKVSFNIPKGKTVALVGRSGSGKSTIANLFTRFYDVDSGTIELDGHDIRDYELKNLREHFALVSQNVHLFNDTVANNIAYAAGEVYSREQIEHAAKLAHATEFIKDMENGIDTIVGENGGNLSGGQRQRIAIARALLREAPVLILDEATSALDTESERAIQSALDELQKDKTVLVIAHRLSTIEQADEILVVDDGHIVERGPHAELIAHDGAYAQLHRIQFGE, encoded by the coding sequence ATGTCAACAGAAACAGATGAAACCACTTGGGTCACATTTAAAAGACTTTGGACTTATATTCGACTGTATAAGGCTGGCCTTGGTGTTGCGGTTATTGCGCTTATTATAAATGCCGTCTCTGATACTTATATGATTTCATTACTAAAGCCATTACTTGATGAAGGCTTTGGTAACGCTGAATCTGACTTTTTACGCACGCTCCCTATTATTATCTTTGCCATGATGTTCATTCGTGGTGTGAGTGGCTTCGTATCAACCTATTGCTTGAGTTGGGTCTCTGGCAACGTGGTGATGGAGATTCGACGTAAAATTTTCAGTCATTTCATGCACATGCCTGTGTCTTTCTTTGATAAAGAGCAAACGGGCGCACTGCTATCTCGAATTACTTACGATTCAGAGCAAGTCTCTGCTGCAACCAGTAAGGCTTTGGTCAGTATTGTTCGTGAAGGTGCCAGTATCATTGGCCTGTTGACGCTGATGTTCTGGAATAGTTGGCAGTTGTCTTTGGTGTTGTTTGCGGTTGCACCAGTTGTCGCTTGGGCTATTACTGTCGTCTCTAAGCGATTTCGAAAGATCTCTAAAAACATGCAAACCAGCATGGGTCACGTGGCTTCTTCAGCAGAGCAAATGTTGAAAGGTCACAAGGTGGTACTAACTTATGGTGGTCAAGACCTAGAAAAAGGTCGTTTCGATTCTGTTAGTAATCAGATGCGTCAGCAAAGTATGAAGTTGGTAACAGCTCAAGCGGCTGCAAATCCGATAATTCAAATGATAGCGTCTATTGCAGTTGTGACAGTGTTGGTCCTAGCTAGTTTTGATTCTATTCGTGCTGAGCTTACTCCCGGTACATTTACAGTTATCTTCTCTGCGATGTTCGGTTTAATGCGCCCATTAAAAGCATTAACTAGTGTGACATCTCAGTTCCAACGCGGTATGGCGGCGAGCACCACTCTATTTGGTTTGATGGATCTCGAGACAGAACAAGACAAGGGTACATTGAAACCTGCAACCGTAAGCGGTGAAGTTGCTGTAAAAGATGTGACGTTTACTTACGAGGGCGCAGAGAAACCAGCACTTGATAAGGTGAGTTTCAATATACCGAAAGGTAAGACGGTAGCGCTGGTCGGGCGTTCTGGTTCTGGTAAGAGTACCATTGCCAACCTATTTACTCGTTTTTATGATGTGGATTCAGGAACCATTGAACTTGATGGGCACGATATCCGAGATTATGAGCTGAAAAATCTTCGTGAACATTTTGCTCTTGTTTCTCAAAATGTCCATCTGTTCAACGATACGGTCGCCAATAACATTGCGTATGCAGCCGGTGAAGTTTACTCACGCGAACAAATTGAACACGCAGCAAAACTTGCTCACGCCACTGAATTTATCAAAGATATGGAAAATGGCATCGATACGATTGTTGGTGAGAACGGTGGTAATTTATCTGGCGGTCAAAGACAACGCATTGCGATTGCACGAGCGTTGTTAAGAGAAGCGCCAGTTCTGATCCTAGATGAAGCAACATCGGCTTTGGATACAGAATCAGAAAGAGCTATTCAATCTGCTTTAGATGAGCTACAAAAAGATAAAACGGTACTGGTTATTGCACACCGACTATCAACGATTGAGCAAGCTGACGAAATTTTGGTTGTAGACGATGGGCATATTGTTGAACGAGGTCCGCATGCTGAGTTAATCGCACATGACGGTGCTTATGCTCAATTACACCGAATCCAGTTTGGCGAATAA
- the lpxK gene encoding tetraacyldisaccharide 4'-kinase codes for MIEKIWFNNHPLKYLLWPLLWPLSLLFKMISGQRREAYLSGKKETYRPPLPVIVVGNITAGGNGKTPVVIWLVEILQANGFKPGVVSRGYGAKAPSYPLVLDENTPAEHSGDEPRLIRKRTGAPVAVDPIRANAVKALLNEGVNVIITDDGLQHYALERDIEFAVIDGARRFGSECLIPLGPLREPISRLDTVDFLVNNGGKPQGREFSMSLLPSQAVNLKTGQKMPVEKLQKLVAFAGIGHPPRFFKTLEDLDGDVVFTQGFADHQDFDKDELHALAKKGMNMIMTEKDAVKCEDYAQENWWYLPVSAQFDEDSQQQILKRIKEVMEYYGSPSA; via the coding sequence TTGATCGAAAAAATTTGGTTTAACAATCACCCGTTAAAATACCTTCTATGGCCACTGTTGTGGCCGTTGAGTCTGTTGTTCAAAATGATCAGCGGTCAACGTCGCGAAGCGTATCTCTCTGGGAAAAAAGAAACCTATCGCCCACCTTTGCCTGTGATCGTTGTTGGTAATATTACCGCGGGTGGCAATGGTAAAACTCCAGTGGTTATTTGGTTGGTTGAGATACTCCAAGCCAATGGTTTCAAACCTGGTGTGGTTTCTCGAGGGTATGGCGCGAAAGCCCCTAGTTATCCGTTAGTGTTGGACGAGAACACACCTGCCGAACATTCAGGTGATGAACCACGGTTGATTCGAAAGCGAACGGGTGCGCCTGTAGCGGTTGACCCTATCCGTGCAAATGCAGTGAAGGCTTTGCTGAACGAAGGTGTTAATGTCATTATTACTGATGACGGCCTTCAGCATTATGCCCTTGAACGCGATATTGAATTTGCGGTTATCGATGGTGCGAGACGCTTTGGTAGTGAATGTCTCATTCCTTTAGGGCCATTAAGAGAGCCTATATCACGCTTAGATACCGTGGATTTTTTGGTTAACAATGGCGGTAAACCTCAAGGCCGTGAATTCTCGATGTCTCTACTACCAAGCCAAGCTGTTAATCTTAAAACTGGTCAGAAAATGCCAGTAGAAAAATTACAGAAGCTGGTGGCTTTTGCTGGTATTGGTCATCCACCGCGCTTTTTTAAAACATTAGAAGATCTTGATGGTGATGTGGTTTTCACACAGGGTTTCGCCGACCATCAAGATTTTGATAAAGATGAACTTCATGCCTTAGCAAAGAAAGGTATGAACATGATTATGACAGAAAAAGACGCTGTTAAATGCGAAGACTATGCGCAAGAAAACTGGTGGTATCTTCCAGTTTCTGCACAGTTTGATGAAGATTCGCAACAGCAAATTTTAAAAAGAATAAAAGAGGTTATGGAATACTATGGATCACCGTCTGCTTGA
- a CDS encoding Trm112 family protein, with the protein MDHRLLEIVACPVCKGKLTFDKDKQELVCKIDRLAYPIKEGIPVLLEPEARTVSMDEGK; encoded by the coding sequence ATGGATCACCGTCTGCTTGAGATCGTTGCTTGTCCTGTATGTAAAGGTAAACTAACTTTTGACAAGGATAAGCAAGAGCTTGTTTGTAAAATTGACCGCCTAGCTTACCCAATCAAAGAGGGGATTCCTGTTCTTCTGGAGCCTGAAGCTCGCACCGTTTCAATGGATGAGGGTAAGTAA
- the kdsB gene encoding 3-deoxy-manno-octulosonate cytidylyltransferase, with amino-acid sequence MSFTVVIPARYQSSRLPGKPLADIGGKPMIQWVYEQSMKAGADKVIIATDDARVEKAAKAFGATVCMTSPNHESGTERLAEVIEVMNIPDDHIIVNVQGDEPLIPPAIINQVANNLANSTAPMATLGVEITHADEVFNPNAVKVVTDKEGYALYFSRATIPWDRDAYANNGTAAESPLLRHIGIYAYRAGFINTYINWEPSTLERIECLEQLRVLWYGEKIHVDVAAEAPAAGVDTPEDLEAVRAIIG; translated from the coding sequence ATGTCGTTTACGGTTGTCATTCCGGCAAGATACCAATCGAGTCGTTTGCCAGGGAAACCATTGGCTGATATTGGTGGAAAGCCGATGATCCAATGGGTTTACGAACAGTCAATGAAGGCGGGCGCTGATAAAGTTATTATCGCTACCGATGATGCTAGAGTTGAGAAAGCGGCTAAAGCATTTGGTGCAACCGTTTGTATGACATCTCCGAATCACGAATCAGGTACAGAGCGTTTAGCTGAAGTGATTGAAGTGATGAACATTCCCGATGACCATATTATCGTGAATGTTCAGGGTGATGAGCCTCTTATCCCACCTGCGATCATTAATCAGGTTGCAAATAACCTGGCGAATAGCACAGCACCAATGGCAACGCTAGGTGTAGAAATTACTCACGCTGATGAAGTGTTTAATCCTAACGCTGTGAAAGTAGTAACGGATAAAGAAGGTTACGCACTGTATTTTAGCCGAGCAACGATTCCCTGGGATCGAGATGCTTACGCGAACAATGGTACAGCCGCGGAATCGCCTTTGCTGCGTCATATTGGTATCTATGCTTACCGTGCGGGTTTTATCAATACTTACATCAATTGGGAACCAAGTACCCTTGAGCGTATTGAGTGCCTAGAGCAACTACGAGTGCTGTGGTACGGAGAGAAAATCCATGTAGACGTTGCAGCTGAAGCACCTGCTGCTGGAGTTGACACGCCAGAAGACCTAGAAGCCGTTCGCGCCATTATTGGTTAA
- the cmk gene encoding (d)CMP kinase, producing MPSQSPVITVDGPSGAGKGTLCMLLADKLGFHLLDSGAIYRVLALAAIHHGVDTESEDALVPLATHLDVQFIAEGDLVKVILEGEDVSGELRKEETGMAASKVAALPRVREALLRRQRAFSAAPGLVADGRDMGTVVFVEAEAKIFLDASAEERANRRLKQLQEKGLDVKFDDLLSEIQERDDRDRNRPVAPLRPAEDALVLDSTSMNIEQVVEKALHYIESKLAG from the coding sequence ATGCCTTCTCAAAGCCCAGTGATTACGGTTGATGGACCAAGTGGTGCAGGTAAAGGTACCCTGTGTATGTTACTAGCAGACAAGCTAGGTTTTCATCTTCTAGACTCAGGTGCGATCTATCGCGTACTGGCTTTAGCGGCAATTCACCACGGTGTAGATACTGAATCGGAGGATGCTTTGGTACCGCTTGCTACTCACCTCGATGTACAGTTTATTGCTGAGGGTGACTTGGTTAAGGTTATCTTGGAAGGCGAAGATGTTTCTGGTGAACTTCGTAAAGAAGAAACTGGCATGGCTGCTTCAAAAGTAGCGGCTTTACCTCGCGTTCGTGAAGCACTACTACGTCGTCAGCGTGCTTTTAGCGCTGCTCCTGGTTTAGTTGCAGACGGTCGTGACATGGGAACCGTTGTATTTGTTGAAGCTGAAGCGAAAATATTTTTAGATGCAAGTGCTGAAGAGCGTGCGAACCGCCGCCTTAAACAGTTGCAAGAGAAGGGGTTAGATGTTAAATTTGACGACCTTTTGAGCGAGATCCAAGAGCGAGACGACCGAGATCGTAATCGCCCAGTTGCGCCATTACGCCCAGCTGAGGATGCGCTTGTGCTTGATTCTACTTCGATGAACATCGAACAAGTAGTAGAAAAAGCACTACACTATATTGAATCGAAACTGGCTGGGTAA
- the rpsA gene encoding 30S ribosomal protein S1, protein MTESFAQLFEEFLSETEFQQGSIVKGTVVAIENGFVLVDAGLKSESAIPAEQFKNAAGELEVEVGAEVDVALDAVEDGFGETQLSREKAKRHEAWIVLEKACEEAETVVGIINGKVKGGFTVELNGIRAFLPGSLVDVRPIRDTAHLENKELEFKVIKLDQKRNNVVVSRRAVIESENSVERDELLETLQEGTEVKGIVKNLTDYGAFVDLGGVDGLLHITDMAWKRVKHPSEIVNVGDEILVKVLKFDRERTRVSLGLKQLGEDPWVAIAKRYPEGHKLSGRVTNLTDYGCFVEIEEGVEGLVHVSEMDWTNKNIHPSKVVNVGDEVEVMVLDIDEERRRISLGLKQCKANPWQSFAEMQAKGDKVTGKIKSITDFGIFIGLEGGIDGLVHLSDISWNAAGEEAVREYKKGDEISAVVLAVDAERERISLGVKQMENDPFNAYVADNKKGVLVNGTVTAVDAKGATIELIEGVEGYLRASEVSRDRIEDASLILSVGDSVEAKFTGVDRKNRVINLSIKAKDEADEQEAMASLNKSDEGAFGNAMADAFKAAKGE, encoded by the coding sequence ATGACTGAATCTTTTGCTCAACTCTTTGAAGAGTTTCTATCTGAAACTGAATTCCAACAAGGCAGCATCGTTAAAGGTACTGTAGTAGCTATCGAGAACGGTTTCGTTCTTGTAGATGCTGGTCTTAAGTCTGAATCTGCTATCCCTGCTGAACAATTCAAGAACGCTGCTGGCGAACTTGAAGTTGAAGTTGGTGCTGAAGTAGACGTAGCTCTAGACGCTGTTGAAGATGGTTTCGGTGAGACTCAACTTTCTCGTGAGAAAGCTAAGCGTCACGAAGCTTGGATCGTACTTGAGAAAGCTTGTGAAGAAGCTGAAACTGTTGTTGGTATCATCAACGGTAAAGTTAAAGGCGGTTTCACTGTTGAACTTAACGGTATCCGTGCTTTCCTTCCAGGTTCTCTAGTAGACGTACGTCCTATCCGTGACACTGCTCACCTAGAAAACAAAGAGCTAGAGTTCAAAGTAATCAAGCTAGACCAGAAGCGTAACAACGTTGTTGTTTCTCGTCGTGCTGTTATCGAATCTGAAAACAGTGTTGAGCGTGACGAACTTCTTGAAACTCTACAAGAAGGTACTGAAGTTAAAGGTATCGTTAAGAACCTTACTGACTACGGTGCATTCGTTGATCTTGGCGGTGTTGACGGTCTTCTACATATCACAGATATGGCTTGGAAGCGTGTTAAGCACCCATCAGAGATCGTTAACGTTGGTGACGAAATCCTAGTTAAAGTTCTTAAGTTCGATCGTGAGCGCACTCGTGTTTCACTAGGTCTTAAGCAACTAGGCGAAGATCCATGGGTAGCAATCGCTAAGCGTTACCCAGAAGGTCACAAGCTTTCTGGTCGTGTTACGAACCTAACTGACTACGGCTGCTTCGTTGAAATCGAAGAAGGCGTTGAAGGTCTAGTACACGTTTCTGAAATGGATTGGACTAACAAGAACATCCACCCTTCTAAAGTTGTTAATGTTGGCGACGAAGTTGAGGTTATGGTTCTTGATATCGACGAAGAACGTCGTCGTATCTCTCTAGGTCTGAAACAGTGTAAAGCTAACCCATGGCAGTCATTTGCAGAAATGCAAGCTAAGGGCGACAAAGTTACTGGTAAGATCAAGTCTATCACTGACTTTGGTATCTTCATCGGTCTAGAAGGCGGTATCGACGGTCTTGTACACCTATCTGACATTTCTTGGAACGCTGCCGGCGAAGAAGCTGTACGTGAATACAAGAAAGGCGACGAAATCTCTGCTGTTGTTCTAGCAGTAGATGCAGAGCGTGAGCGTATTTCTCTTGGCGTTAAGCAAATGGAAAACGACCCGTTCAACGCATACGTTGCTGACAACAAGAAAGGTGTTCTTGTAAACGGTACTGTAACTGCAGTTGACGCTAAAGGCGCTACTATCGAGCTAATCGAAGGCGTTGAAGGCTACCTACGTGCTTCTGAAGTTTCTCGTGACCGTATCGAAGATGCATCTCTAATCCTAAGCGTTGGCGACAGCGTTGAAGCGAAGTTCACTGGTGTAGACCGTAAGAACCGCGTAATCAACCTATCTATCAAAGCTAAAGATGAAGCTGATGAGCAAGAAGCAATGGCTTCACTGAACAAGTCTGATGAAGGCGCGTTCGGTAACGCAATGGCAGACGCATTCAAAGCTGCTAAAGGCGAATAA
- the ihfB gene encoding integration host factor subunit beta, which yields MTKSELIERLCAEQTHLSAKEIEDAVKDILEHMASTLESGDRIEIRGFGSFSLHYREPRVGRNPKTGDKVELEGKYVPHFKPGKELRERVNSGL from the coding sequence ATGACTAAGTCTGAATTGATTGAAAGACTGTGCGCTGAGCAAACGCACCTTTCTGCAAAAGAAATTGAAGACGCTGTAAAAGACATTTTAGAGCATATGGCTTCAACACTAGAAAGTGGTGACCGAATCGAAATTCGCGGTTTTGGTAGCTTCTCTCTTCACTACCGTGAGCCTCGTGTTGGACGTAATCCAAAGACTGGCGACAAGGTAGAGTTGGAAGGTAAATACGTTCCTCACTTTAAACCAGGTAAAGAGCTACGTGAACGAGTAAATTCAGGATTGTAG
- a CDS encoding LapA family protein, producing MKIIKIVAVIALFLIALALGSQNQTTVNFNYLLAQGDFHLSSLLGVVFVSGFGLAWLVFGNMHMRSQLKIHRLKKQLNKQSKQVAAATKA from the coding sequence ATGAAAATTATAAAAATAGTCGCCGTTATCGCACTTTTCCTAATTGCACTGGCTTTAGGCTCTCAGAACCAAACCACTGTGAATTTCAATTATCTGCTAGCACAAGGTGACTTCCACTTATCAAGCTTATTAGGTGTTGTCTTCGTTTCAGGCTTTGGCCTTGCTTGGTTGGTCTTCGGTAATATGCACATGCGATCTCAGCTGAAAATTCATCGCTTGAAAAAACAACTCAATAAGCAATCAAAGCAGGTAGCTGCTGCTACTAAAGCTTAA
- the lapB gene encoding lipopolysaccharide assembly protein LapB, whose product MLELLFLLLPIAAAYGWYMGNRNAQQEKQKQSHQISRQYVTGLNLLLSDQSDKAVDHFIELLQVDNETIDTHLALGNLFRSRGEVDRAIRIHQNLISRSGLTLDQKNLALQQLAKDYMVSGFLDRAEKIFEQLVEEPDHKEGALQQLVAIYQQTREWNKAIHYGNILVKLGKKKRKMRATVAHFWCELAMQEQAEGNRSKALQHFKKALSEDPKCVRASIALGKFHLANEDYQKTITCLESVLEQDIDFISEVLPTLAECYHKLGQEAELVEFLKACIQKKAGVSAELMLAQLVAHHEDVGSAQELLTKQLVKNPTMKGFYRLIDYHLAEAEEGRAKDSLTTLQSMVGEQLKVKPHYRCRQCGFSTHSMYWHCPSCKGWGTIKPIRGLDGE is encoded by the coding sequence ATGTTAGAGTTACTGTTCTTACTTTTACCTATTGCAGCCGCTTACGGCTGGTATATGGGTAATCGTAATGCTCAGCAAGAAAAACAAAAGCAATCACACCAGATCTCCCGCCAGTATGTGACGGGTTTGAACCTATTGTTGTCGGACCAATCTGACAAAGCGGTCGATCACTTTATCGAACTGCTTCAAGTAGACAATGAAACCATTGATACTCACTTGGCCTTGGGTAACCTATTTCGCTCAAGAGGCGAGGTAGATCGAGCTATTCGAATTCACCAAAACCTTATCTCTCGTTCGGGGCTAACCCTCGATCAAAAAAACCTCGCACTGCAACAACTCGCAAAAGACTATATGGTCTCTGGTTTCCTCGATCGCGCTGAAAAAATCTTTGAACAGCTTGTAGAAGAACCTGACCATAAAGAGGGTGCTTTGCAACAGCTGGTCGCTATTTATCAGCAAACTCGAGAGTGGAACAAGGCGATCCATTACGGCAATATTCTCGTTAAGCTTGGTAAGAAAAAAAGAAAGATGCGTGCAACTGTTGCGCACTTTTGGTGTGAGCTTGCAATGCAAGAGCAAGCTGAGGGTAATCGCTCTAAGGCACTTCAGCATTTTAAAAAAGCGCTCTCTGAAGACCCTAAGTGTGTTCGAGCTAGTATTGCTCTAGGTAAGTTCCATCTAGCGAATGAAGATTACCAGAAGACGATTACCTGTCTTGAGTCTGTACTTGAACAAGATATCGATTTTATCAGTGAGGTGCTTCCAACCCTTGCTGAGTGTTACCACAAGCTTGGCCAAGAGGCTGAACTTGTTGAATTCCTAAAAGCCTGTATTCAGAAGAAAGCCGGTGTTTCGGCTGAATTGATGCTTGCTCAGTTGGTGGCTCATCACGAAGATGTTGGCTCAGCTCAAGAGCTGCTGACCAAGCAACTGGTTAAAAATCCAACCATGAAAGGCTTCTATCGATTAATCGATTACCATCTTGCTGAAGCAGAAGAAGGTCGTGCGAAAGACAGTCTGACCACTCTTCAATCTATGGTTGGTGAACAACTTAAAGTTAAGCCTCATTACCGCTGTCGTCAGTGTGGTTTCTCGACACACTCGATGTATTGGCACTGCCCTTCATGTAAAGGGTGGGGGACGATCAAGCCTATTCGTGGGCTAGATGGTGAATAG
- the pyrF gene encoding orotidine-5'-phosphate decarboxylase, with the protein MNDQKIIVALDYDNQADALAFVDRIDPASCRLKVGKEMFTLFGPEFVRELHKRGFSVFLDLKFHDIPNTCSKAVRAAAEMGVWMVNVHASGGERMMTASREILEPYGKDRPLLIGVTVLTSMEQSDLAGIGLNIQPQEQVMRLASLTKNSGLDGVVCSAQEASLLKGELGKEFKLVTPGIRPLGADVGDQKRIMTPVQAIQAGSDYLVIGRPITQAADPAAVLAEINGTLV; encoded by the coding sequence ATGAACGACCAAAAAATCATTGTAGCATTGGATTATGACAACCAAGCGGATGCATTAGCCTTTGTTGATCGTATTGATCCAGCATCTTGCCGCTTAAAAGTCGGTAAAGAGATGTTTACCCTGTTTGGCCCTGAATTTGTCCGTGAATTACATAAACGTGGTTTTTCAGTATTCTTAGACCTTAAGTTCCACGACATTCCAAACACATGTTCAAAAGCGGTACGTGCTGCTGCTGAGATGGGCGTGTGGATGGTGAACGTACATGCGAGCGGTGGCGAACGCATGATGACGGCTTCTCGCGAAATTCTAGAACCTTACGGTAAAGACCGTCCATTACTTATCGGCGTGACCGTGTTAACCAGCATGGAACAATCTGATTTGGCAGGCATTGGTTTGAACATTCAACCACAAGAGCAAGTAATGCGCTTAGCGTCTTTGACTAAAAACTCAGGCCTAGATGGCGTTGTATGTTCTGCTCAAGAAGCTTCATTGTTGAAAGGTGAGTTGGGCAAAGAGTTCAAGCTTGTGACTCCTGGTATTCGCCCTTTAGGCGCTGATGTTGGCGACCAGAAGCGTATTATGACGCCAGTTCAAGCGATTCAAGCAGGCTCAGATTACCTAGTTATCGGTCGTCCAATTACTCAAGCTGCAGACCCTGCAGCAGTACTTGCTGAAATCAACGGCACACTAGTATAA